A window of Streptomyces armeniacus contains these coding sequences:
- a CDS encoding DUF5326 family protein — MAVKEVFATMPWWVKWVAVPLVVLVVFGSMIASVVGFLIGLLFKVLIVVAVIGGLIYAVRRFTSASSSSRGDW, encoded by the coding sequence ATGGCCGTAAAAGAAGTCTTCGCCACGATGCCGTGGTGGGTGAAATGGGTCGCCGTGCCACTGGTCGTGCTCGTCGTCTTCGGCAGCATGATCGCCAGCGTCGTCGGCTTCCTCATCGGTCTGCTCTTCAAGGTGCTCATCGTGGTCGCCGTGATAGGCGGGCTGATCTACGCCGTACGCCGGTTCACTTCGGCTTCCTCCTCTTCCCGCGGCGACTGGTGA
- a CDS encoding fructosamine kinase family protein, translating into MRERADRRQAREVGSRAARATGSGILSYALPLGGGSICDAWQIELGEGVHQNGGPHFTVFAKTLPGAPPDFFTAEAAGLRMLRDTGTVPVPGVYAAEDGLLVLRWIDPGPPTPEQAERLGRDLAALHATAAPSYGTPGRAAYLGSLPLTSPDDGRPVTAPEDWPAFHAEHRLLPFLRRAVDNGAIEPADQRSVERLCAELGRVAGPPQPPAVIHGDLWSGNVHWSAEGRAHLIDPAAQGGHPETDLALLELFGCPQLTRILAAYEEVRPLDGRAARVPLHQLQHLLVHAALFGSGYGARCGAAARAALAA; encoded by the coding sequence ATGCGGGAGCGTGCGGACCGCAGGCAGGCCAGGGAAGTCGGGTCGCGGGCGGCCCGGGCCACCGGCAGCGGAATCCTGTCGTACGCCCTTCCCCTGGGCGGCGGCTCGATCTGCGACGCGTGGCAGATCGAACTGGGCGAGGGCGTGCACCAGAACGGCGGCCCGCACTTCACCGTCTTCGCCAAGACCCTCCCCGGCGCGCCGCCGGACTTCTTCACCGCCGAGGCCGCCGGGCTGCGCATGCTCCGCGACACCGGCACCGTGCCCGTACCGGGCGTGTACGCCGCCGAGGACGGGCTGCTCGTCCTCCGCTGGATCGACCCCGGACCGCCCACCCCCGAGCAGGCCGAACGCCTCGGCCGCGACCTCGCCGCCCTGCACGCGACGGCGGCCCCCTCGTACGGGACCCCGGGCCGCGCCGCGTACCTCGGTTCGCTGCCGCTGACCTCGCCCGACGACGGGCGTCCGGTGACGGCACCCGAGGACTGGCCCGCGTTCCACGCCGAGCACCGGCTGCTGCCGTTCCTCCGCCGCGCCGTCGACAACGGCGCCATCGAGCCCGCCGACCAGCGCTCCGTGGAACGGCTCTGCGCCGAGCTCGGCCGCGTCGCCGGTCCGCCGCAGCCGCCCGCCGTGATCCACGGCGACCTGTGGTCCGGCAACGTCCACTGGTCCGCCGAGGGCCGCGCCCACCTGATCGACCCGGCCGCGCAGGGCGGGCATCCGGAGACGGATCTGGCGCTGCTGGAGCTGTTCGGCTGCCCGCAGCTGACGCGGATTCTCGCGGCGTACGAGGAGGTGCGGCCGCTGGACGGGCGGGCCGCGCGGGTGCCGCTGCACCAGCTCCAGCACCTCCTGGTGCACGCGGCGCTGTTCGGCTCCGGTTACGGTGCACGGTGCGGAGCGGCGGCACGCGCGGCCCTCGCGGCGTGA
- a CDS encoding cupin domain-containing protein, whose product MKAFRLEELEAQRAANDGAYLRFLRERHMSAGLYALDRGEQDPQQPHAQDEVYLVVSGRGSLTVGDETTQVARGSVVYVPAGAPHRFHHISEDLRVMVVFAPPER is encoded by the coding sequence GTGAAGGCATTCCGGCTGGAGGAGCTGGAGGCGCAGCGGGCGGCGAACGACGGCGCGTATCTGCGGTTCCTGCGGGAGCGGCACATGTCGGCCGGGCTGTACGCGCTGGACCGGGGCGAGCAGGACCCGCAGCAGCCGCACGCGCAGGACGAGGTGTACCTGGTGGTGAGCGGCCGCGGCTCGCTCACGGTGGGGGACGAGACGACGCAGGTCGCGCGGGGCAGCGTGGTGTACGTGCCTGCGGGGGCGCCGCACCGCTTCCACCACATCAGCGAGGACCTGCGGGTGATGGTGGTGTTCGCGCCGCCGGAGCGGTGA
- a CDS encoding LCP family protein, producing MTDTHPGSETPVTAPEVPVTAPEPTAAGTGTDGGSGDGTGDGTGDGTGDGTTPVHHARPRPRRRRRVLLWSLIAVLLLTGTGAGYLYWRADRAADAIDRIPDALPELPADQQPKATGGQTFLLVGVDTRADVPTTGDDAEAPAWQTGASRSDTMMLLHLAADRKDATVVSLARDTWVDVPGHGKAKLNAAYSWGGPALAVRTVQDLTGVRVDHLAAIDWNGFRALTDAVGGVDITVPRDVPGRADAPAYRAGTHRMNGAEALAYVRERKGLPRGDLDRTKRQQNFLRALMTRVLSGDTFSSPSRMSGLLDAIGGVVSVDDKLTNRGLYDLAWSLRGLRGSHVNFMNAPFGGFDSVDGQSVVLLDRKRAAPLWQAIRDDDVAGYLEAHPPSDELGTTDPVR from the coding sequence ATGACAGACACGCATCCGGGCTCCGAGACCCCCGTCACCGCACCCGAGGTCCCCGTCACCGCACCCGAGCCCACCGCCGCCGGAACCGGAACGGACGGCGGAAGCGGAGACGGAACGGGCGACGGAACCGGAGACGGAACCGGCGACGGAACCACCCCCGTGCACCACGCCCGGCCGCGCCCGCGCCGCCGAAGACGCGTCCTCCTCTGGTCCCTCATAGCCGTCCTGCTGCTCACCGGAACCGGCGCCGGCTATCTCTACTGGCGCGCGGACCGCGCCGCCGACGCCATCGACCGCATTCCAGACGCCCTGCCCGAACTGCCCGCGGACCAGCAGCCCAAGGCGACCGGCGGGCAGACGTTCCTGCTGGTCGGCGTGGACACCCGGGCCGATGTGCCGACGACGGGCGACGACGCGGAGGCCCCCGCGTGGCAGACCGGCGCGTCGCGCAGCGACACGATGATGCTGCTACACCTGGCGGCGGACCGGAAGGACGCGACCGTCGTCTCGCTCGCCCGCGACACCTGGGTCGACGTCCCCGGGCACGGCAAGGCGAAGCTCAACGCCGCCTACTCCTGGGGCGGTCCGGCGCTCGCCGTACGTACAGTGCAGGACCTCACCGGCGTACGCGTCGACCATCTCGCCGCCATCGACTGGAACGGCTTCCGCGCGCTCACCGACGCCGTCGGCGGCGTCGACATCACCGTCCCGCGCGACGTGCCGGGCCGCGCCGACGCGCCCGCCTACCGCGCCGGCACCCACCGCATGAACGGCGCGGAGGCCCTCGCCTACGTACGGGAGCGCAAGGGCCTGCCGCGCGGCGACCTCGACCGCACCAAGCGGCAGCAGAACTTCCTGCGCGCCCTGATGACCCGGGTCCTGAGCGGCGACACGTTCTCCAGCCCGAGCCGTATGAGCGGACTGCTCGACGCCATCGGCGGCGTCGTGAGCGTGGACGACAAGCTCACCAACCGGGGACTGTACGACCTGGCCTGGAGCCTGCGCGGACTGCGCGGCTCCCATGTGAACTTCATGAACGCGCCGTTCGGCGGCTTCGACTCCGTCGACGGGCAGTCGGTGGTGCTGCTCGACAGGAAGCGGGCTGCCCCGCTCTGGCAGGCCATCCGCGACGACGACGTGGCGGGCTACCTCGAAGCGCACCCGCCGTCCGACGAGTTGGGCA
- a CDS encoding cystathionine gamma-lyase has translation MSATADGDGTRVVRAGLPEEEPYAAPLPGPVFAAHYHLPGDPADAPYSYGRDGNPTWTALERAIGELEAPDGDFADTVHTLAFASGMGAISAVLFSRLRPGDAVVLPSDGYNLLVPVRERLEGFGVEVRTAPTAGDAQLAALDGARLLWIESPSNPGLDVCDIRRLADAAHEHGALVAVDNTLATPLGQRPLALGADFSVASGTKALTGHGDVLLGYVACRDPRLAADVRLWRKTVGAIPGPMEAWLAHRSLATLEVRTRRQAESALALAEALSVRPEVRDVRHPGRPGDPAYAQAARQMRRFGCVVSFTLPDKAFCERFLAALRLVDDATSFGGVRSTAERRGRWGGDAVPEGFVRLSVGLEDAADLVADVERALERAAGATEGAGPA, from the coding sequence ATGAGCGCCACCGCAGACGGCGACGGCACCCGCGTCGTACGGGCCGGACTGCCCGAGGAGGAGCCGTACGCGGCGCCGCTCCCCGGCCCCGTCTTCGCCGCGCACTACCACCTGCCGGGCGATCCGGCGGACGCGCCGTACTCGTACGGCCGGGACGGCAACCCCACCTGGACGGCGCTGGAGCGGGCCATCGGCGAACTGGAGGCGCCGGACGGCGACTTCGCCGACACTGTGCACACCCTCGCGTTCGCCTCCGGCATGGGCGCGATCTCCGCCGTGCTGTTCAGCCGGCTCCGCCCCGGCGACGCCGTCGTCCTGCCCTCCGACGGCTACAACCTGCTGGTCCCCGTCCGCGAACGGCTCGAGGGCTTCGGTGTCGAGGTCCGTACGGCGCCGACCGCCGGCGACGCGCAGCTGGCGGCCCTCGACGGCGCCCGCCTGCTGTGGATCGAGTCGCCGTCCAACCCCGGCCTCGACGTGTGCGACATCCGACGCCTCGCCGACGCCGCGCACGAACACGGCGCCCTCGTCGCCGTCGACAACACCCTCGCCACCCCGCTCGGGCAGCGCCCGCTCGCCCTCGGCGCCGACTTCTCCGTCGCCAGCGGCACCAAGGCGCTGACCGGGCACGGCGACGTGCTGCTCGGCTACGTCGCCTGCCGCGACCCCCGGCTCGCCGCCGACGTACGGCTGTGGCGCAAAACAGTCGGTGCGATCCCCGGCCCGATGGAGGCGTGGCTCGCGCACCGTTCCCTGGCGACGCTGGAGGTACGGACGCGGCGGCAGGCGGAGAGCGCGCTCGCGCTCGCGGAGGCGCTGAGCGTACGGCCTGAGGTGCGCGACGTACGGCACCCGGGGCGGCCGGGCGACCCGGCGTACGCGCAGGCGGCGCGGCAGATGCGGCGGTTCGGGTGCGTGGTGTCGTTCACGCTGCCGGACAAGGCGTTCTGCGAGCGCTTCCTGGCGGCCCTGCGGCTGGTCGACGACGCGACCAGCTTCGGCGGCGTGCGCAGCACGGCGGAGCGGCGGGGGCGCTGGGGTGGCGACGCGGTGCCGGAGGGGTTCGTACGGCTGTCGGTCGGGCTGGAGGACGCGGCGGACCTGGTCGCGGACGTCGAACGGGCGCTGGAGCGGGCGGCGGGGGCGACGGAGGGGGCTGGGCCGGCGTAA
- a CDS encoding phage holin family protein, with the protein MTNFLIKTLANAGALAVAIWLLKDITLTGGDTGRKTITLIVVALIFGLVNFVVKPLVKLLALPVLILTLGLFTLVINALMLLLTSWLADEVDLSFHVEGFGTAVLGGLIISIVSWALNMILPDND; encoded by the coding sequence ATGACCAATTTCCTTATCAAGACACTCGCCAACGCCGGTGCGCTGGCCGTGGCGATCTGGCTGCTCAAGGACATCACCCTGACCGGGGGGGACACGGGGCGCAAGACGATCACCCTGATCGTCGTCGCGTTGATCTTCGGCCTCGTGAACTTCGTGGTCAAGCCGCTCGTGAAGCTGCTGGCCCTCCCGGTGCTGATCCTCACCCTCGGTCTGTTCACGCTGGTGATCAACGCGCTGATGCTGCTGCTCACCTCCTGGCTCGCCGACGAGGTGGACCTGAGCTTCCATGTCGAGGGCTTCGGTACGGCGGTGCTCGGCGGCCTGATCATCTCGATCGTGTCCTGGGCACTGAACATGATCCTGCCGGACAACGACTGA
- a CDS encoding low molecular weight protein-tyrosine-phosphatase — MAEAVFRARLVDAGLDALVTVDSAGTGGWHTGDAADPRTVAVLTAAGYAQRHRARQFTADWFADRDLVIALDRGHQRELRAMAPSPEEAAKVRLLRSYGPEASGGSQAYGRGGAALDVPDPYYGGARGFDDCLELIEAAMPGLLAEVGDAVGEPAGVTGTDGHDGHDGPDGPDGPDGKLG; from the coding sequence ATGGCCGAGGCCGTCTTCCGCGCCCGGCTCGTCGACGCCGGTCTCGACGCCCTCGTGACGGTGGACAGCGCAGGCACCGGCGGCTGGCACACCGGCGACGCCGCCGACCCGCGTACGGTCGCGGTGCTGACGGCGGCCGGGTACGCGCAGCGGCACCGGGCGCGGCAGTTCACGGCGGACTGGTTCGCGGACCGCGACCTGGTGATCGCCCTGGACCGGGGGCACCAGCGGGAGCTGCGGGCCATGGCGCCGTCGCCGGAGGAGGCGGCGAAGGTGCGGCTGCTGCGCTCGTACGGCCCGGAGGCGAGCGGCGGTTCGCAGGCGTACGGCCGTGGGGGCGCCGCGCTCGACGTGCCCGACCCGTACTACGGCGGCGCGCGCGGCTTCGACGACTGCCTGGAGCTGATCGAGGCCGCCATGCCCGGTCTGCTCGCGGAGGTGGGCGACGCGGTCGGCGAACCGGCGGGCGTAACCGGCACCGACGGGCACGACGGGCACGACGGCCCCGACGGCCCCGACGGCCCCGACGGCAAGCTGGGCTGA